In Eretmochelys imbricata isolate rEreImb1 chromosome 18, rEreImb1.hap1, whole genome shotgun sequence, one genomic interval encodes:
- the LOC144276826 gene encoding ATP-dependent RNA helicase DDX19B produces MATDSWALAVDEQEAAAESLSNLHLKEEKMKPDSNGAVVKTENNAEKTEDEEKEDRAAQSLLNKLIRSNLVDTTNQVEVLQRDPTSPLYSVKSFEELRLKPQLLQGVYAMGFNRPSKIQENALPMMLAEPPQNLIAQSQSGTGKTAAFVLAMLSRVEPGNKYPQCLCLSPTYELALQTGKVIEQMGKFHPELRLAYAVRGNKLERGQKISEQIVIGTPGTVLDWCSKLKFIDPKKIKVFVLDEADVMIATQGHQDQSIRIQRMLPRDCQMLLFSATFEDSVWKFAQKVVPDPNIIKLKREEETLDTIKQYYVLCNNRDEKFHALCNIYGAITIAQAMIFCHTRKTAGWLAGELSKEGHQVALLSGEMMVEQRAAVIERFREGKEKVLVTTNVCARGIDVEQVSVVINFDLPVDKDGNPDNETYLHRIGRTGRFGKRGLAVNMVDSKHSMNILNRIQEHFNKKIEKLDTDDLDEIEKIAN; encoded by the exons ATGGCCACCGACTCCTGGGCTCTGGCGGTGGACGAGCAGGAAGCGGCCGCCGAGTCG TTGAGCAACTTGCAcctgaaggaggagaaaatgaagccAGACTCCAATG GTGCTGTTGTCAAGACGGAGAACAATGCAGAGAAGACGGAAGATGAGGAAAAAG AGGACAGAGCTGCCCAATCCTTGTTAAACAAGCTGATTCGCAGTAATCTGGTGGACACAACAAACCAAGTGGAGGTGCTGCAGAGGGATCCTACATCACCTCTCTACTCTGTGAAGTCTTTTGAGGAGCTGAGACT GAAACCCCAGCTCCTGCAGGGTGTTTATGCCATGGGCTTCAACCGACCATCGAAAATACAGGAGAATGCTCTGCCCATGATGCTTGCTGAACC CCCACAGAACCTGATTGCACAGTCTCAGTCTGGTACTGGTAAGACAGCTGCCTTCGTCTTGGCCATGCTCAGTCGAGTTGAACCCGGGAACAAGTATCCACAG TGTTTGTGCCTTTCCCCAACATATGAGCTGGCACTTCAAACAGGAAAAGTAATTGAACAGATGGGAAAGTTTCATCCGGAGCTAAGACTTGCATATGCTGTCCGAGGCAATAAAT TGGAGAgaggtcagaagatctctgagcAGATTGTAATTGGCACTCCTGGTACTGTCCTGGACTGGTGCTCCAAACTGAAATTCATAGACCCCAAGAAGATTAAAGTGTTCGTCCTGGATGAGGCTGACGTGATGATAGCAACTCAGGGCCATCAAGATCAGAGCATCCGCATTCAGAG AATGCTCCCCAGAGATTGTCAGATGCTCCTATTTTCTGCCACCTTTGAAGATTCTGTATGGAAATTTGCCCAAAAAGTTGTTCCCGACCCCAACATCATCAAACTGAAGCGAGAGGAGGAGACACTGGACACCATTAAGCAATACTATGTTCTATGTAATAATCGAGATGAGAAGTTCCATGCTCTCTGTAATATATATGGAGCCATCACCATCGCCCAGGCCATGATCTTCTGTCAT ACTCGTAAAACAGCGGGCTGGCTGGCAGGAGAGCTGTCAAAAGAAGGTCACCAGGTGGCACTGCTAAGTGGAGAGATGATGGTGGAACAAAGAGCTGCGGTGATCGAGCGTTTCAGAGAGGGCAAAGAGAAAGTGCTGGTGACCACAAATGTCTGTGCCAGAG GGATTGATGTAGAGCAGGTCTCTGTTGTTATCAACTTTGACCTTCCTGTGGATAAAGATGGCAACCCAGATAATGAGACTTATCTGCATCGGATTGGGCGTACAGGTCGTTTTGGCAAGCGGGGACTGGCTGTTAACATGGTAGACAGCAAGCACAGCATGAATATTCTGAACAGAATTCAGGAACATTTCA ACAAAAAGATAGAAAAACTGGATACTGACGACTTGGATGAAATTGAGAAAATAGCCAACTGA